The following are encoded in a window of Anaerolineae bacterium genomic DNA:
- a CDS encoding GNAT family N-acetyltransferase: MLTIKPFVEKYLGEAAQLFVANYKLLRQENPLLPEKYEEQQVIIPLIRNLADETGGVVALKEDLLVGYMLGFRIPYFKGTSYGAYCPEWGHAAIVETKPDIYHQMYRHISRQWVANGCFTHAFTFLGHEKEMLDTFFENGFGLLVIDAIRSVDVIGQDFPSAFTIRPAGPDDATTVSRLEYELQRHLAGSPIFLLEDEPTNVAELRRGLSEKTKKVWLAFAGDKPVAYLQAEASAFGAAQIVSDTHTVSITGAYTLPEYRGRGIAVTLLNELLVDAAANGSQRCSVDFESANLEGKHFWLAHFKPVCYSVIRRLDENIAWANSRFKVYQDEEQP, encoded by the coding sequence CGGAAAAGTACGAAGAGCAGCAGGTTATCATCCCTTTGATCAGAAATCTGGCCGATGAAACCGGCGGAGTGGTGGCCTTAAAGGAAGACCTGTTGGTTGGATACATGCTTGGTTTTCGCATCCCCTACTTTAAAGGGACCAGTTACGGCGCGTATTGCCCGGAGTGGGGCCATGCGGCGATTGTCGAAACAAAACCGGACATCTATCACCAGATGTACCGGCACATCTCGCGGCAATGGGTGGCCAACGGCTGTTTCACCCACGCCTTTACTTTTCTGGGCCACGAAAAAGAAATGCTGGACACCTTTTTTGAGAACGGCTTTGGCCTGCTGGTTATTGACGCCATCCGCTCTGTGGACGTGATTGGCCAGGATTTTCCCTCAGCCTTCACCATCAGGCCCGCCGGGCCGGACGACGCAACCACTGTGAGCCGTTTAGAATATGAATTGCAACGACATCTGGCCGGTTCTCCTATATTTTTACTGGAAGACGAACCAACAAATGTAGCTGAATTAAGGCGGGGCTTGTCAGAAAAAACAAAAAAAGTCTGGCTGGCCTTTGCCGGGGACAAGCCGGTGGCTTATCTGCAAGCTGAAGCGTCGGCCTTTGGCGCAGCGCAGATAGTAAGTGATACGCACACCGTCAGTATTACCGGGGCCTATACCTTGCCGGAATATCGCGGGCGGGGGATTGCGGTGACCTTGCTGAACGAACTTTTGGTAGATGCGGCGGCAAACGGCAGCCAGAGATGTTCGGTTGATTTTGAATCTGCCAACCTTGAAGGAAAACATTTCTGGCTGGCTCATTTTAAGCCGGTGTGTTATTCGGTCATCCGCCGCTTGGACGAAAACATTGCCTGGGCCAACAGCCGATTCAAGGTCTATCAAGACGAGGAGCAACCATGA
- a CDS encoding GNAT family N-acetyltransferase has protein sequence MTYYKKLVGKKCYLSPCLPEDAEKWTEWFNDLAVALPLGDEAYTPATPTGQREAIEEIIKNKAHIFSMVDLKTEMPIGRCLLFNLDHVNRSAMFGIFIGEKTYWGQGYGQEATQLLLDYGFNLLNLNNIMLGVMSFNQRALRSYRSVGFKEIGRRRQARIIGQQKFDVIFMDILAEEFVSVYVRQFIA, from the coding sequence ATGACTTATTACAAAAAACTGGTCGGTAAAAAATGTTATCTTTCCCCTTGTTTGCCGGAAGACGCCGAAAAATGGACCGAGTGGTTCAATGATCTGGCCGTGGCCCTGCCTTTAGGCGACGAAGCCTACACCCCCGCCACCCCCACCGGCCAGCGAGAAGCCATCGAGGAGATAATCAAAAACAAAGCTCACATCTTTAGCATGGTTGATCTTAAAACGGAGATGCCGATAGGCCGCTGCCTGCTTTTTAATCTTGATCACGTCAATCGTTCGGCCATGTTTGGTATTTTCATTGGCGAAAAAACGTACTGGGGCCAGGGTTACGGCCAAGAGGCAACCCAACTTTTACTTGATTATGGCTTCAACCTGCTGAATTTGAACAACATTATGTTGGGGGTGATGTCGTTTAATCAACGCGCCTTGCGCAGTTACCGGAGCGTGGGCTTTAAAGAAATAGGCCGCCGCCGGCAGGCCAGGATTATTGGCCAGCAGAAGTTTGACGTCATTTTTATGGACATCCTGGCCGAAGAGTTTGTGTCGGTGTACGTGCGGCAGTTCATTGCCTGA
- a CDS encoding ClbS/DfsB family four-helix bundle protein yields the protein MNKSELLAQLRAGRQRLETVLARADTDHLLLPTLPGSWSVKHLLAHLGWWEQWVAAMYHTLSRGETPAYPPKLDEVTLNQINARIFAESQNHSLAEAREQEAEAYQALVELVERAPAEDLFNPRRFAWTEGHFLAEEILDNSAGHYAEHWRDLLAGLWQAAARQPFSGWDFSYLADKWLEEKPPWSYGVMARELMAQAQAVLDLGTGGGEKLLGFKDVFPPRVVATEGYPLNFRLARERLEPLGVEVVESDDSLFEILPFENEAFDLVLDRHTGFNIAEVERVLAPGGVFLTQQVDGRNLNDLSAAFDCEQPWTYFTLDFVLDTIKETDLVVEMAQEWTGKLIFKDIGAMVYYLQAVPWIVENFSVERNFDHLLALQRRLEQEGELAFGQRLMVVRVSKSKG from the coding sequence ATGAACAAATCAGAATTACTGGCCCAACTGCGGGCCGGTCGCCAACGCCTGGAAACGGTGCTGGCGCGGGCCGATACCGACCACCTGTTACTGCCCACCCTGCCGGGCAGCTGGTCGGTTAAACACCTGCTGGCCCACCTGGGCTGGTGGGAGCAGTGGGTGGCCGCTATGTATCATACCTTAAGCCGGGGCGAGACCCCCGCTTATCCGCCCAAGTTGGATGAAGTAACCTTAAATCAAATCAACGCGCGTATATTTGCCGAGTCGCAAAACCACTCGTTGGCCGAAGCCCGCGAGCAGGAAGCTGAAGCGTATCAGGCCCTGGTGGAGTTGGTTGAACGCGCCCCGGCTGAAGATTTGTTCAATCCCCGCCGTTTCGCCTGGACGGAAGGGCATTTTTTGGCGGAGGAAATTTTGGATAACAGCGCGGGGCACTATGCGGAACATTGGCGCGATCTGCTCGCCGGGTTGTGGCAGGCCGCCGCACGCCAACCATTTAGCGGCTGGGATTTTTCCTATCTGGCCGATAAATGGCTTGAAGAAAAGCCCCCCTGGTCTTACGGGGTCATGGCCCGGGAGCTAATGGCGCAAGCGCAGGCTGTGTTAGATTTAGGCACCGGCGGCGGCGAAAAATTACTGGGATTTAAAGATGTCTTCCCCCCGCGCGTTGTGGCCACCGAGGGGTATCCGCTCAATTTCCGTTTGGCCCGGGAGCGACTGGAGCCTTTGGGCGTGGAAGTGGTGGAGTCCGACGATTCGTTGTTTGAGATACTGCCTTTTGAAAATGAGGCGTTTGATCTGGTGCTTGATCGCCACACCGGCTTCAACATCGCCGAAGTGGAACGGGTGCTGGCCCCCGGGGGCGTGTTTCTCACCCAGCAAGTGGATGGCCGTAATCTCAACGATTTATCCGCCGCGTTTGACTGCGAGCAGCCGTGGACTTACTTTACCCTGGATTTTGTGTTGGACACGATCAAAGAAACTGATCTGGTGGTGGAAATGGCCCAGGAGTGGACAGGCAAGCTCATCTTCAAAGACATCGGCGCGATGGTTTACTATTTACAGGCCGTGCCCTGGATTGTGGAGAATTTTTCGGTGGAGCGGAATTTTGACCACCTGTTGGCCTTGCAACGGCGGCTTGAGCAAGAAGGGGAATTGGCGTTTGGCCAGCGGCTGATGGTGGTCAGGGTGAGTAAGTCCAAAGGGTAG